One Kribbella sp. NBC_00662 genomic region harbors:
- a CDS encoding WD40/YVTN/BNR-like repeat-containing protein, giving the protein MQQRVREFVDRYYPRLVELLERCGIPRSKPPLLVLGVLAATTSVVVTSVLWISHRVDADSGPVAIEPAAAGRPGTAVVNAERAQVLSMTMVTRNRWAAGWSDCTSGPNCRYAAVLDRDGARATSPEWPVPYATLATGDEAIAVAPPREGTLTGDTTMMFRMTYDGPVLTRLRYQLSTSTFGAGEILTDQIVPGRIVVVNPKESTVRMLDTRGTRSPVCDETGRCWVLTGVGRTDIMWTDDGGKTWHSQALDNHNQLGKLAVSPDGKTLVTTSVIVGDSGQAVAKMRISNDRGETWTLVQHPPQSLNTPPLAFDDGTALMLGGRLNERPRLYRVRDGAADLDKGYPGDLAELAGDEHLMYGFEVPKRRTTEVVLSTDEGATWTKFAPR; this is encoded by the coding sequence GTGCAGCAGCGCGTACGTGAGTTCGTCGACCGCTACTACCCCCGGCTGGTGGAGCTGTTGGAGCGCTGCGGCATCCCGCGGAGCAAGCCGCCGCTGCTCGTGCTCGGCGTACTGGCCGCCACCACGTCCGTCGTCGTGACCTCGGTGCTGTGGATCTCGCACCGGGTCGATGCCGACTCCGGCCCGGTGGCGATCGAGCCCGCGGCCGCCGGGCGGCCCGGGACCGCGGTCGTGAACGCCGAGCGGGCGCAGGTGCTGTCGATGACGATGGTGACGCGGAACCGCTGGGCGGCCGGCTGGTCCGACTGCACCAGCGGGCCGAACTGCCGGTACGCCGCAGTCCTCGACCGCGACGGCGCCCGGGCGACCTCGCCGGAGTGGCCGGTCCCCTACGCGACGCTGGCCACGGGCGACGAGGCGATCGCGGTCGCCCCGCCGCGCGAGGGCACGCTGACCGGGGACACGACGATGATGTTCCGGATGACATACGACGGCCCGGTGCTGACCCGGCTGCGGTACCAGCTGTCGACCTCGACGTTCGGAGCCGGCGAGATCCTCACCGACCAGATCGTGCCGGGTCGGATCGTCGTGGTGAACCCCAAGGAGTCGACGGTCCGGATGCTCGACACCCGCGGTACCCGGTCGCCCGTCTGCGACGAGACCGGGCGGTGCTGGGTGCTGACCGGGGTCGGGCGGACCGACATCATGTGGACCGACGACGGCGGGAAGACGTGGCACTCGCAGGCGCTGGACAACCACAACCAGCTCGGGAAGCTCGCGGTCAGCCCGGACGGCAAGACGCTGGTGACGACCTCGGTCATCGTCGGCGACAGCGGGCAGGCGGTCGCGAAGATGCGCATCTCGAACGACCGCGGCGAGACCTGGACGCTCGTCCAGCACCCGCCGCAGAGTCTGAACACGCCGCCGCTGGCCTTCGACGACGGTACGGCGCTGATGCTCGGCGGCCGGCTGAACGAGCGGCCCCGGCTGTACCGGGTGCGCGACGGGGCGGCCGACCTGGACAAGGGCTATCCCGGCGACCTGGCCGAGCTCGCCGGCGACGAGCACCTGATGTACGGCTTCGAGGTCCCGAAACGGCGTACGACGGAGGTCGTCCTCAGCACCGACGAGGGCGCCACCTGGACGAAGTTCGCTCCTCGTTAG
- a CDS encoding succinate dehydrogenase iron-sulfur subunit, which produces MDVKVKILRYNPEVADEAEWKTYSVTLQPTDRVLDALHKIKWEQDGTLTFRRSCAHGVCGSDAMRINGRNRLACKTLIKDLNPDKEITVEPIKGLAVLKDLVVDMDPFFEAYRAVMPFLVTSGHEPTRERIQSQADRDRFDDTTKCILCAACTTSCPVFWSDGQYFGPQAIVGAHRFIFDSRDEGTEQRLEILNDKEGVWRCRTTFNCTDACPRGIEVTKAIQEVKRALIFRRV; this is translated from the coding sequence ATGGACGTCAAGGTCAAGATCCTGCGGTACAACCCCGAGGTCGCCGACGAGGCCGAGTGGAAGACGTACTCCGTCACGCTGCAGCCGACCGACCGGGTGCTGGACGCGCTGCACAAGATCAAGTGGGAGCAGGACGGCACGCTGACCTTCCGGCGGTCCTGCGCGCACGGCGTCTGCGGCTCGGACGCGATGCGGATCAACGGCCGCAACCGGCTGGCCTGCAAGACGCTTATCAAGGACCTGAACCCGGACAAGGAGATCACCGTCGAGCCGATCAAGGGGCTCGCGGTGCTCAAGGACCTGGTCGTCGACATGGACCCGTTCTTCGAGGCGTACCGCGCGGTGATGCCGTTCCTGGTCACCAGCGGTCACGAGCCGACCCGGGAGCGGATCCAGTCGCAGGCGGACCGGGACCGCTTCGACGACACCACCAAGTGCATCCTGTGCGCCGCGTGTACGACGTCCTGCCCGGTGTTCTGGTCCGACGGCCAGTACTTCGGCCCGCAGGCGATCGTCGGCGCGCACCGGTTCATCTTCGACAGCCGCGACGAGGGCACCGAGCAGCGGCTGGAGATCCTGAACGACAAGGAAGGCGTCTGGCGCTGCCGGACCACCTTCAACTGCACCGACGCCTGCCCCCGCGGCATCGAGGTCACCAAGGCGATCCAGGAAGTGAAGCGAGCGCTGATCTTCCGGCGGGTGTGA